In one Mesorhizobium australicum genomic region, the following are encoded:
- a CDS encoding transglutaminase-like domain-containing protein: MLIRYGYDITLTFPQPTALVCLMSVHDDRAADVRVPEQTFTNPVVPVSSYRDLFGNRCRRLVAPAGDLTLWGDATIEDDGLPDRILPDAREMPVPDLPDECLVYLMGSRYCETDRLSQTAWDLFGNVTPGWARVQAVCDFVNGHINFDYMQARSTRTAYEAWQERIGVCRDFAHLAVTLCRCLNIPARYVNGHLGDIGVPVVDPMDFSAWMEVYLDGDWHTFDPRNNRPRIGRIVVARGRDAADIPLINSFGPHVLKSFRVWTYEVDAVA; the protein is encoded by the coding sequence ATGCTGATCCGCTACGGCTACGACATCACGCTTACCTTTCCCCAGCCTACTGCTCTCGTCTGCCTCATGTCGGTCCACGACGACCGGGCCGCCGATGTCCGGGTTCCGGAGCAGACCTTCACCAATCCGGTCGTTCCGGTCTCGAGCTATCGCGACCTTTTCGGCAACCGCTGCCGCAGGCTCGTCGCGCCGGCCGGCGACCTGACACTGTGGGGCGACGCGACGATCGAGGATGACGGCCTGCCAGACCGCATCCTGCCCGATGCGCGCGAGATGCCGGTGCCGGATTTGCCGGACGAGTGCCTGGTCTATCTGATGGGCAGCCGCTACTGCGAGACCGACCGGCTGTCGCAGACCGCGTGGGACCTGTTCGGCAACGTGACACCGGGATGGGCCCGCGTGCAGGCGGTGTGCGACTTCGTCAACGGCCACATCAACTTCGACTACATGCAGGCGCGCTCGACGCGCACCGCCTACGAGGCCTGGCAGGAGCGGATCGGCGTCTGCCGCGACTTTGCCCATCTGGCCGTCACCCTTTGCCGCTGCCTCAACATCCCAGCGCGCTACGTCAACGGCCATCTCGGCGATATCGGCGTGCCGGTGGTCGACCCGATGGACTTCAGCGCCTGGATGGAGGTCTATCTCGACGGCGACTGGCACACGTTCGACCCACGCAACAACCGGCCGCGTATCGGCCGCATCGTCGTTGCCCGCGGCCGCGACGCCGCCGACATCCCGCTGATCAACTCCTTCGGCCCGCATGTGCTGAAGTCGTTCCGGGTGTGGACGTATGAGGTAGACGCGGTCGCGTGA
- a CDS encoding DUF1488 domain-containing protein, with protein sequence MGLAFPNPSRSFDEVRNAVRFIGHDGMFEVPFFIEADALSVRGSPVPSEAEYLSAFDAARGSIQDVAREAYSHGRRTSYTLTSADFR encoded by the coding sequence ATGGGCCTTGCCTTCCCCAATCCGAGCCGCAGTTTCGACGAGGTGCGCAACGCCGTGCGCTTCATCGGCCACGACGGCATGTTCGAGGTGCCGTTCTTCATCGAGGCGGACGCGTTGTCCGTGCGAGGTTCGCCGGTGCCGTCGGAGGCCGAGTATCTTTCGGCGTTTGATGCGGCGCGCGGATCCATCCAAGATGTCGCCCGCGAAGCCTATTCGCATGGCCGACGAACGTCCTACACGCTCACCTCCGCCGATTTTCGATGA
- a CDS encoding MFS transporter translates to MGFIDGSVVSIAMPAIRADLGASLANAQWISNAYALTLSALILTGGAAGDRFGLRLTFIAGIAFFVAASVACALAPNAALLIAFRAVQGIGAAIMVPCSLAIIAKAYPKAERGRAIGIWAAASAMTTALGPVLGGFALSVFDDSIWRAIFAINLPLGAVAVWLLAVRVPADPPGSKKALDLNGAVLAAIGFGLLAFGLTILTEGENGASPTQSVLAIVAGLAILAAFVFWESRASEPMVDLGLFANRAFSGANVSTFFLYFALSAILFYLPMLLIAGWGVSPAQTGFLFLPLSVFIALLSGIVGKLSDNIGPRLPIAVGSLIVGAAFAALGVVSLAQYHSFWVGVFPMMVVMGLGMALVVSPLSTAVMTVVEDQQTGAASGINNAVSRIAGLIAVAAMGVVTAFGYASALGDLAGKVPEFGVASETVLDAASEAARIAAGDSAFATVAFVNAGLCVLSALVALATVPSSPKRTESEE, encoded by the coding sequence ATGGGATTCATCGACGGATCGGTGGTCTCCATCGCCATGCCGGCGATCCGGGCCGATCTCGGTGCCTCGCTCGCCAATGCTCAATGGATCTCCAACGCCTATGCGCTGACATTGTCGGCCTTGATCCTGACGGGAGGCGCGGCGGGCGATCGATTCGGCCTCAGGCTCACCTTCATCGCCGGCATCGCCTTTTTCGTCGCCGCGTCGGTCGCCTGTGCGCTGGCGCCGAATGCGGCGCTGCTCATCGCATTCCGCGCCGTGCAGGGCATCGGTGCGGCGATCATGGTGCCGTGCAGCCTGGCCATCATCGCCAAAGCCTATCCGAAGGCGGAGCGGGGCAGGGCGATCGGCATCTGGGCGGCGGCGTCCGCCATGACCACCGCGCTCGGCCCGGTTCTTGGCGGGTTTGCCCTCTCGGTCTTCGACGATTCGATCTGGCGTGCGATCTTCGCCATCAATCTGCCGCTTGGCGCGGTGGCGGTCTGGCTCCTGGCGGTCCGCGTTCCGGCAGACCCGCCCGGCAGCAAAAAGGCGCTCGACCTCAACGGCGCAGTCCTCGCCGCCATCGGCTTCGGCCTGCTCGCCTTCGGATTGACGATACTCACCGAGGGCGAGAACGGCGCCTCGCCGACGCAGTCCGTCCTGGCGATCGTCGCAGGCCTGGCGATCCTCGCGGCATTCGTCTTCTGGGAGAGCCGAGCGTCGGAGCCGATGGTCGACCTCGGCCTGTTCGCCAACCGCGCCTTCAGTGGCGCGAACGTTTCGACATTCTTCCTCTATTTCGCGCTGTCGGCGATCCTGTTCTATCTGCCGATGCTGCTGATTGCCGGCTGGGGCGTCAGCCCGGCGCAGACGGGTTTTCTTTTTCTTCCGCTTTCGGTTTTCATCGCGCTCCTGTCCGGGATCGTCGGGAAACTGTCCGACAACATCGGACCAAGACTGCCGATCGCCGTCGGCAGCCTGATCGTCGGCGCGGCCTTCGCCGCCCTCGGCGTCGTCTCGCTGGCGCAGTATCACTCGTTCTGGGTCGGCGTCTTCCCGATGATGGTGGTCATGGGGCTCGGAATGGCGCTGGTGGTCTCGCCACTGTCGACCGCCGTCATGACCGTCGTCGAGGACCAGCAGACTGGGGCGGCGTCCGGAATCAACAACGCCGTATCGCGCATCGCCGGTCTGATCGCGGTGGCGGCGATGGGGGTCGTCACCGCGTTCGGCTATGCCTCGGCCCTTGGGGATCTCGCGGGCAAGGTGCCCGAATTCGGTGTCGCGTCGGAGACGGTGCTCGACGCGGCGAGCGAGGCTGCGCGAATTGCGGCCGGCGACAGCGCCTTCGCCACCGTCGCGTTCGTCAATGCCGGACTGTGCGTGCTGTCGGCGCTCGTCGCGCTCGCGACCGTGCCGAGCTCGCCGAAGCGGACCGAATCGGAAGAATAG
- a CDS encoding M23 family metallopeptidase has product MPYVEDTIEALGNEPPLLADGRGGPPDRREVSARWLSGTFLTGLTSSVLMGVALLAALDGREQLATPPEIATINKTASDGESGEAAKTTRLVVARSAPRARDRRRMEVSMMSKVGDRNVVRTLPFVQVKMALGAGHTTSRSYPPFDPLDVFSDDDAPAPATAEAPGVIYGAKVESEVSLRTIDFPVATAAFDEKSALSADEIEEVVRETGIALSDGAVQVAALHYVDPERFGQSLGGAGIGQSYARIIPENVSTAIRAPMDGGSVGFSEDYVPIRAEKDLSDAFKDAGYDEEMSSGMVKALVSHLGGPAIKQGSVLRIGVESTGTQNRIVRCSLYDGQQHILSIAIDDRNRFVPADEPERTSELASAFDDSPAPLRARGDLPNVYDGIYRSAYSYGMSRQMTQQLIRLLASDVDFQSRLNPSDRIEVFFSQPADDDSASDESELLYVRASFSGNTRTLYRFQMQDGSVDYFDADGRSARQFLLRNPVPNGKFRSGFGGRRHPILGYVRMHTGVDWAAPRGTPIIAAGNGVVEKAGWTGGYGRQTIIRHANGYETSYNHQSAIAQDVVPGARVRQGQVIGYVGSTGLSTGPHLHYELIVNGNKVDPMRVRLPTGKVLKGEELEAFKKEKERVDTLLADDEKNPLKVAEAAAK; this is encoded by the coding sequence ATGCCCTATGTAGAGGACACCATAGAAGCGCTCGGCAACGAGCCGCCCCTGCTCGCGGATGGCCGCGGCGGGCCGCCCGACCGGCGTGAGGTGTCCGCCCGCTGGCTGTCGGGAACGTTCCTCACCGGTTTGACGTCGAGCGTGCTGATGGGCGTGGCGCTTCTGGCCGCCCTCGACGGCCGCGAGCAGCTCGCAACGCCTCCCGAGATCGCCACCATCAATAAGACTGCGAGCGACGGCGAGTCTGGCGAGGCGGCGAAGACGACCCGCCTCGTCGTCGCCCGCAGCGCGCCCAGGGCACGCGACCGCCGCCGCATGGAAGTCTCCATGATGAGCAAGGTGGGTGACCGCAACGTGGTGCGCACCCTGCCCTTCGTCCAGGTGAAGATGGCGCTCGGCGCCGGCCACACCACCTCGCGCAGCTATCCGCCCTTCGATCCGCTCGACGTCTTCTCCGACGACGATGCGCCTGCGCCCGCCACGGCCGAGGCGCCGGGCGTCATCTATGGCGCGAAGGTCGAGAGCGAGGTCAGCCTGCGCACCATCGACTTCCCCGTAGCGACGGCGGCCTTCGACGAGAAGAGCGCGCTGAGCGCGGACGAGATCGAGGAAGTGGTGCGCGAGACCGGCATCGCGCTGTCGGACGGCGCGGTCCAGGTCGCCGCTCTCCATTATGTCGATCCGGAGCGCTTCGGTCAGTCGCTCGGCGGCGCCGGCATCGGCCAGTCCTATGCCCGCATCATTCCCGAAAACGTCTCGACCGCCATCCGCGCGCCGATGGACGGGGGATCGGTCGGATTCTCCGAGGACTACGTGCCGATTCGCGCCGAGAAGGATCTCAGCGATGCCTTCAAGGACGCCGGCTACGACGAGGAGATGTCGTCCGGCATGGTGAAGGCGCTCGTCTCACACCTCGGCGGCCCCGCGATCAAGCAGGGCAGTGTGCTGCGGATCGGGGTCGAATCGACCGGAACGCAAAACCGGATCGTCCGCTGCAGCCTCTACGATGGCCAGCAGCACATCCTTTCGATCGCCATCGACGACCGGAACAGGTTCGTTCCGGCCGACGAACCCGAGAGAACATCCGAACTCGCGAGCGCTTTCGACGATTCGCCGGCGCCGCTCAGGGCCCGCGGCGATCTGCCGAACGTCTATGACGGCATCTACCGCTCCGCTTATTCCTACGGCATGTCGCGGCAGATGACACAGCAACTCATCCGCCTGCTCGCCTCGGACGTCGACTTTCAGTCGCGTCTCAACCCGTCCGACCGGATCGAGGTGTTCTTCTCGCAGCCTGCGGACGATGATTCGGCCTCGGACGAATCCGAGCTTCTCTATGTGAGGGCGTCTTTCAGCGGTAACACGCGCACGCTCTACCGTTTCCAGATGCAGGACGGCTCCGTCGACTACTTCGACGCCGACGGCCGCTCGGCACGCCAATTCCTGCTGCGCAACCCGGTCCCGAACGGCAAGTTCCGCTCCGGCTTCGGCGGCCGGCGGCATCCGATCCTCGGTTATGTTCGCATGCACACCGGCGTCGACTGGGCGGCCCCCCGCGGCACGCCGATCATCGCGGCCGGCAACGGCGTTGTGGAGAAGGCTGGATGGACCGGCGGTTATGGCCGGCAGACCATCATCCGCCACGCCAACGGCTACGAGACCTCCTACAACCACCAGAGCGCGATTGCCCAGGACGTCGTGCCGGGCGCGCGTGTCCGCCAGGGCCAGGTCATCGGCTATGTCGGCTCGACCGGCCTGTCGACCGGACCGCACCTCCACTACGAGCTGATCGTCAACGGCAACAAGGTCGACCCGATGCGCGTGCGCCTGCCGACCGGTAAAGTGCTGAAGGGCGAGGAGCTTGAAGCCTTCAAGAAGGAAAAGGAGCGCGTCGACACGCTCCTGGCCGACGACGAGAAGAATCCGCTCAAGGTCGCGGAAGCAGCGGCGAAATAG
- a CDS encoding DJ-1/PfpI family protein, whose product MSKSFFIWGGVALVILSLAGFGGWLLTLPAGTAAAEAPPVPQQEADAMLAALKPKRERPLVAVIGINDATETTDYLMPTGILRRADVADVMMLATGEGPVQLYPALKVEPDATIAAFDAAHPEGADYVIVPAMSRDDDPAALAWIRSQVEKGATIVSVCAGAKVVGAAGLLDGKRATTHWYYLGELLQRSPTARYVADRRMVVDGTVATTTGISASMPMMLTLIEAIAGRAKAEAVARDLGVERWDARHASGAFKITRPFATTVLVNRFAVWNREEFGIRLEPGMDEVSLALVADAWSRTYRSNATTYAASTNAVESRNGVRVIPDGSGTGLPEDRRVSTYPDQRPADALDHALDAIAARYGERTGNVVAMQLEYPKRATD is encoded by the coding sequence ATGTCGAAATCCTTCTTCATCTGGGGCGGGGTCGCTCTCGTCATCCTGTCGCTTGCAGGCTTCGGAGGCTGGCTGCTGACGCTTCCCGCAGGAACAGCGGCGGCAGAGGCGCCGCCGGTGCCGCAGCAGGAGGCCGATGCGATGCTTGCTGCGCTGAAGCCGAAGCGCGAGCGGCCGCTGGTCGCCGTCATCGGCATCAACGACGCCACCGAAACCACCGACTACCTGATGCCGACCGGCATCCTGCGCCGCGCCGACGTGGCCGACGTGATGATGCTGGCGACCGGCGAGGGTCCGGTGCAGCTCTATCCGGCGCTCAAGGTCGAGCCGGACGCGACCATCGCGGCCTTCGACGCCGCGCATCCCGAGGGAGCGGACTATGTCATCGTGCCCGCCATGAGCCGCGACGACGATCCGGCGGCGCTCGCCTGGATCAGGAGCCAGGTCGAAAAAGGCGCGACGATCGTCAGTGTCTGCGCCGGCGCCAAGGTCGTGGGCGCAGCCGGCCTGCTCGACGGCAAGCGCGCGACGACGCATTGGTACTATCTCGGCGAGCTGCTGCAGCGCAGCCCGACGGCCCGCTATGTCGCCGACCGGCGGATGGTCGTGGACGGCACGGTGGCGACGACGACCGGCATCAGCGCCTCCATGCCGATGATGCTGACGCTGATCGAGGCGATCGCCGGCCGGGCGAAGGCGGAAGCGGTCGCGCGCGACCTCGGCGTCGAACGGTGGGATGCGCGCCACGCGAGCGGCGCGTTCAAGATCACGCGCCCATTTGCGACGACCGTGCTCGTCAACCGCTTCGCCGTCTGGAACCGGGAAGAGTTCGGGATCCGTCTCGAGCCGGGCATGGACGAGGTGTCGCTGGCCTTGGTCGCCGATGCGTGGTCGCGAACCTATCGGTCGAACGCGACCACCTACGCCGCCTCGACGAACGCGGTGGAGAGCCGGAACGGCGTGCGCGTCATTCCCGACGGGTCGGGCACGGGCTTGCCAGAAGACCGGCGCGTCTCGACCTACCCCGATCAGCGGCCCGCCGATGCTCTCGACCACGCGCTCGACGCAATCGCGGCGCGCTATGGGGAGCGCACCGGCAATGTGGTTGCCATGCAGCTCGAATATCCGAAGCGGGCGACCGACTGA
- a CDS encoding flavin-dependent oxidoreductase, with translation MKELPVLVAGAGIGGLAMALTLHQIGVPCVVFEQVRELKPLGVGINLQPNAVRELGDLGIGAEELDRIGMPAREWALVGLNGNDIYSEPRGLLAGYRWPQYAVHRGELQMLLYRKVVERMGPGAVRTGRRVIGYRNEADGTVTTSVEATDGGRSEFRCSLLIGADGMHSAVRAQMHPAQPPIHWGGAIMWRGVSPGVPIRSGASFVGLGTHRHRFVFYPISPPDPATGLATINWIAEVTVDAAEGRKNSGWFRPVAIDDFIHHFDGWTWDWLDVPALLSGADGAYENPMIDRDPVATWQDGRVILIGDAAHPMYPTGSNGASQAIVDTRTLGAAMVEHGLGEAALAAYDSRFCGPISQLVLRNRGAGPFGLLNLVDERCGGTFDTIDDVIPSEERAAFMAGYKKAAGFAIDTLNTAPPTIAPGAKVSR, from the coding sequence ATGAAAGAGCTGCCCGTATTGGTCGCCGGCGCCGGCATCGGCGGTCTGGCCATGGCGCTAACGCTGCACCAGATCGGCGTGCCCTGCGTCGTGTTCGAGCAGGTGCGCGAGCTGAAGCCGCTCGGTGTCGGCATCAACCTGCAGCCCAACGCGGTGCGCGAACTCGGCGATCTCGGCATCGGCGCCGAGGAACTCGACCGTATCGGCATGCCGGCGCGCGAATGGGCGCTGGTGGGGCTGAACGGCAACGATATCTATTCCGAGCCGCGCGGACTTCTCGCAGGCTATCGCTGGCCGCAATATGCGGTCCACCGCGGCGAATTGCAGATGCTGCTCTATCGCAAGGTCGTCGAGCGGATGGGCCCTGGCGCGGTGCGCACCGGCCGGCGGGTGATCGGCTATCGCAACGAGGCCGACGGCACCGTTACCACTTCGGTCGAGGCGACCGACGGGGGTCGTTCCGAATTCCGCTGTTCACTGCTGATCGGCGCCGACGGGATGCATTCGGCGGTGCGCGCGCAAATGCACCCGGCCCAGCCGCCGATCCATTGGGGTGGCGCGATCATGTGGCGTGGCGTCAGCCCCGGCGTGCCGATCCGGTCCGGCGCTTCCTTTGTCGGTCTCGGCACCCACCGCCACCGCTTCGTCTTCTACCCGATCTCGCCGCCGGACCCGGCGACTGGCCTCGCGACGATCAACTGGATCGCGGAGGTCACGGTCGATGCGGCAGAGGGGCGCAAGAATTCCGGCTGGTTCAGGCCGGTCGCCATCGACGACTTCATCCATCATTTCGATGGCTGGACCTGGGACTGGCTGGACGTTCCCGCTCTGCTTTCCGGCGCGGACGGCGCCTACGAGAACCCGATGATCGACCGCGATCCTGTCGCAACCTGGCAGGACGGGCGGGTGATCCTCATCGGCGACGCGGCGCATCCGATGTATCCGACGGGCTCCAACGGCGCGAGCCAGGCGATCGTCGACACACGCACGCTGGGCGCGGCGATGGTCGAGCATGGACTTGGCGAGGCGGCGCTCGCCGCTTACGATTCGCGCTTCTGCGGGCCGATCTCGCAACTCGTGTTGCGCAACCGTGGGGCAGGGCCCTTCGGTCTTCTCAATCTGGTCGACGAGCGCTGCGGCGGCACCTTCGACACTATAGATGACGTGATTCCGTCCGAGGAACGCGCCGCGTTCATGGCCGGCTACAAGAAGGCCGCGGGCTTTGCCATCGACACGCTCAACACGGCGCCGCCGACAATCGCGCCCGGTGCGAAGGTCAGTAGGTGA
- a CDS encoding GlxA family transcriptional regulator codes for MHDVAFIVYPGFELLDVSGPASVFNGANRALRQRGKSDFYKVGLASARGGGVESSSGVALETRPIADLRSAEARTVLVVGAEREHLLPAVADPALRAALPHLAGTAERFGSVCTGGFVLAALGLLDGCRVATHWDSCQPFAETFPRVTVDPDALYVIDGRLWTSAGVTTGIDMALAMIARDLDASIAGEVAKRLVLYARRPGYQSQFSPVLKAQVKGGSPFADLIGWMQSNLDASLDVPSLAVRAGLTERTFHRRFVAATGQTPARFVETARLDAARMLLSRGLSLKSVAAQVGLFPPARLAEAFERRFGIAPRLFRDMHPEL; via the coding sequence ATGCATGATGTCGCCTTCATCGTCTATCCGGGGTTCGAACTGCTCGACGTCTCGGGGCCGGCATCGGTCTTCAACGGCGCCAATCGCGCACTGCGCCAGCGCGGAAAGTCCGACTTCTACAAGGTCGGGCTCGCATCGGCCCGGGGCGGAGGCGTGGAGAGCAGCAGCGGCGTCGCGCTGGAGACGCGGCCGATCGCCGATCTTCGATCCGCGGAAGCCCGGACGGTGCTGGTCGTGGGCGCCGAGCGTGAGCATCTCCTGCCCGCGGTGGCGGACCCGGCGCTGCGGGCGGCCCTCCCGCACCTGGCCGGAACGGCGGAGCGCTTCGGTTCGGTCTGTACCGGCGGCTTCGTGCTCGCGGCGCTGGGCCTGCTCGATGGATGCCGTGTCGCGACGCATTGGGATTCCTGCCAGCCCTTCGCGGAGACTTTTCCCAGGGTGACGGTCGATCCCGACGCGCTCTACGTGATCGACGGCCGCCTGTGGACATCGGCCGGGGTGACCACGGGTATCGACATGGCGCTGGCGATGATCGCGCGCGATCTCGATGCGTCGATCGCCGGCGAGGTCGCCAAGCGGCTGGTGCTCTATGCCCGCAGGCCCGGCTACCAGTCGCAGTTCAGCCCCGTGCTCAAGGCGCAGGTGAAGGGCGGCAGCCCGTTTGCCGACCTGATCGGGTGGATGCAGTCAAATCTCGACGCGTCCCTGGACGTGCCATCGCTGGCCGTCCGCGCCGGCCTCACCGAGCGCACCTTTCATCGCAGATTCGTGGCGGCGACCGGCCAGACGCCGGCCCGCTTCGTCGAAACCGCCAGGCTCGACGCCGCGCGCATGCTTCTGTCGCGCGGGCTGTCGCTGAAATCGGTCGCGGCGCAGGTGGGGCTTTTTCCACCCGCGCGCCTCGCGGAGGCCTTCGAGCGCCGCTTCGGCATCGCGCCGCGGCTGTTCCGCGACATGCATCCGGAGCTGTGA
- a CDS encoding SDR family NAD(P)-dependent oxidoreductase, whose protein sequence is MADIPSVLITGASSGIGATYAERFARRGHDLVLVARDITRLEALAARLRAETGVAVDILPADLTQPGDIAAVETRLRADRRIGVLVNNAGASLAGRFEKQPADGLDRLVALNATSVVRLASAVAPRFVEAGAGAIVNIASVVGLIPEFGQTVYGATKAFVLFLSQGLSFELAPKGVYVQAVLPAATRTEIWERAGADVNALPAMMEVGELVDAALVGFDRREPVTIPVLGEAGKWEAYQAARQTMLPDFSQIHAAERYRAAS, encoded by the coding sequence ATGGCTGATATTCCCTCCGTCCTCATCACAGGAGCGTCCTCTGGAATCGGTGCGACTTACGCCGAGCGTTTCGCGCGCCGCGGCCATGATCTTGTTCTGGTGGCGCGGGATATAACACGCCTCGAGGCCCTTGCCGCGCGGCTCCGGGCTGAAACCGGCGTGGCTGTCGACATTCTGCCGGCCGATCTCACGCAACCCGGCGACATCGCTGCGGTGGAGACGCGGCTGCGCGCGGACCGCCGGATCGGGGTGCTCGTCAACAATGCGGGCGCCAGCCTTGCAGGCCGTTTCGAGAAGCAGCCGGCCGATGGTCTCGATCGCCTCGTCGCCCTCAACGCCACCTCTGTCGTCCGGCTCGCCAGCGCCGTGGCTCCGCGTTTCGTGGAAGCGGGCGCGGGAGCCATCGTCAACATCGCCTCGGTGGTCGGACTGATCCCGGAGTTTGGCCAGACGGTCTACGGCGCGACCAAGGCGTTCGTCCTGTTCCTGTCTCAGGGGCTGAGCTTCGAACTCGCGCCTAAAGGCGTCTACGTGCAGGCGGTTCTTCCTGCGGCGACACGCACCGAGATCTGGGAGCGGGCGGGCGCCGACGTCAATGCCCTGCCAGCGATGATGGAGGTCGGCGAGTTGGTGGATGCGGCCCTTGTCGGCTTCGACCGCCGTGAACCCGTGACGATTCCCGTGCTTGGCGAGGCCGGAAAGTGGGAAGCCTATCAGGCGGCGCGCCAGACAATGCTTCCGGATTTTTCGCAGATCCATGCGGCCGAACGCTACCGCGCGGCGTCCTGA
- a CDS encoding L,D-transpeptidase family protein, with amino-acid sequence MKLKTILLPALAAAISSTSLTAVPAFAQDDYRLAQAREIEVYYDQHGRRVIRDAYTGEILRIERPRNLDRRATGSVPPGQPRYQDPYAERGGRYYLDDPEDMRRLERDRARGYGVSREEYDPAYADPYEDQAYPGDEASIDGTYFPPAPGGAVYDEPVERRALPTPSDEPRLSPSAPADQPTISKKADLNVAKLQVLLDRAGVSPGVIDGHMGGNVDKAIAAYQEITGVKLSMVDFATVESELAARGGEAFMDYTITPEDVAGPYVASIPADYSEKAQLEAMSYTSVVEMLAERFHMSETYLKDLNKGVEFRPGAVIRVANTGGNVTRKVASIIADKGREQVRAYDAMGRLVVAYPATIGSSDTPSPSGTHSVERVAINPEYTYNPKINFTQGNNTKVLRIPPGPNGPVGSVWIALSKPTYGIHGTPDPSKIGKTNSHGCVRLTNWDAQELAKLVTKGVTVEFVE; translated from the coding sequence ATGAAGCTCAAGACCATCCTATTGCCCGCTCTCGCGGCCGCGATCTCCTCCACCTCGCTGACCGCCGTTCCGGCCTTTGCGCAGGACGACTACCGTCTCGCGCAGGCGCGCGAGATCGAGGTCTACTATGACCAGCACGGCCGCAGGGTGATCCGCGACGCCTATACGGGCGAGATCCTGCGCATCGAGCGGCCGCGCAATCTCGACCGCCGCGCCACCGGCTCGGTGCCGCCCGGCCAGCCGCGCTATCAGGACCCCTATGCCGAACGCGGCGGGCGCTACTATCTGGACGATCCGGAGGACATGCGCCGGCTGGAGCGCGACCGCGCCCGCGGCTATGGCGTGTCGCGCGAGGAGTACGATCCGGCCTATGCCGATCCGTACGAGGACCAGGCCTATCCCGGCGACGAGGCCTCCATAGACGGCACCTATTTCCCCCCGGCACCCGGCGGAGCTGTCTATGACGAGCCGGTCGAGCGCCGCGCGCTGCCGACGCCTTCGGACGAGCCAAGGCTGTCGCCTTCGGCGCCTGCCGACCAGCCGACCATTTCCAAGAAGGCCGACCTCAACGTGGCGAAGCTGCAGGTGCTGCTTGACCGCGCCGGCGTCTCGCCCGGCGTGATCGATGGCCATATGGGCGGCAATGTCGACAAGGCGATCGCCGCCTATCAGGAGATCACCGGGGTGAAGCTGTCGATGGTCGATTTCGCGACGGTCGAGAGCGAGCTCGCGGCGCGCGGCGGCGAAGCCTTTATGGATTACACGATCACGCCGGAGGACGTCGCCGGCCCCTATGTCGCGTCGATCCCGGCTGACTATAGCGAGAAGGCGCAGCTCGAGGCGATGAGCTACACGTCGGTGGTGGAAATGCTCGCCGAGCGCTTCCACATGAGCGAGACCTATCTGAAGGATCTCAACAAGGGCGTCGAATTCCGGCCGGGCGCGGTGATTCGCGTCGCCAACACGGGCGGGAACGTCACGCGCAAGGTGGCCAGCATCATCGCAGACAAGGGCCGCGAGCAGGTGCGCGCCTATGATGCAATGGGGCGGCTCGTGGTGGCCTATCCGGCGACGATCGGTTCGTCCGACACGCCGTCGCCGAGCGGGACGCATTCCGTCGAGCGCGTCGCGATCAATCCGGAATACACCTACAATCCGAAGATCAATTTCACCCAGGGCAACAACACCAAGGTGCTGCGCATCCCGCCCGGCCCGAACGGCCCGGTGGGATCGGTCTGGATCGCGCTGTCGAAGCCGACCTACGGCATCCACGGCACGCCCGATCCCTCCAAGATCGGCAAGACCAACAGCCATGGCTGCGTGCGGCTGACGAACTGGGACGCGCAGGAACTGGCAAAACTGGTCACCAAGGGCGTGACGGTGGAGTTCGTCGAGTAG
- a CDS encoding TetR/AcrR family transcriptional regulator produces the protein MRVSREQMAENRARILDAAGRLFREKGFDAVGVAEVMKAAGLTHGGFYGHFDSKDDLVAQALAHALASSGGGSGDLRTYLDAYLSPEHRDNAADGCPTAGLAAETRHQTPAARAAMAKGLGSQIERIGKGLPGGDTGERRRAAIGSWAAMVGAMILARSIDDPALSEEVLKETRAWIDTRIGEISAS, from the coding sequence ATGAGAGTCAGCCGTGAGCAGATGGCGGAAAACCGCGCCCGGATCCTGGATGCAGCCGGCCGGCTGTTCCGCGAGAAGGGGTTCGACGCGGTCGGCGTGGCGGAGGTGATGAAGGCCGCCGGCCTGACCCATGGCGGATTCTATGGCCACTTCGATTCCAAGGACGACCTAGTGGCCCAGGCCCTTGCCCATGCCCTGGCGTCCAGTGGGGGCGGGTCCGGCGATCTTCGGACCTATCTGGACGCCTATCTTTCGCCCGAACATCGCGACAACGCGGCCGACGGTTGCCCGACGGCAGGATTGGCCGCCGAGACGCGTCACCAGACCCCGGCCGCGCGGGCGGCCATGGCGAAAGGACTTGGATCGCAGATCGAACGCATCGGTAAAGGACTGCCCGGCGGGGATACGGGGGAAAGGCGCCGTGCAGCGATAGGAAGCTGGGCGGCGATGGTAGGGGCGATGATCCTCGCCCGGTCGATCGACGATCCGGCTCTTTCCGAAGAGGTTCTGAAGGAGACCCGCGCCTGGATCGATACTCGCATCGGCGAGATATCAGCCAGCTAG